The genomic interval CCCTTTCGCAAGCACGTCACGACGGGCCTTCCGTACGTCTCTCTCAAGCTCGCGCTCACCCTCGACGGGCGCATCGCGACCCGGAGCGGGGCCAGCAAGTGGGTCACGGGGCCCGAGGCCCGCGCGAAGGTCCACGCGCTCCGCTCGGCCAACGACGCCGTCGCGGTGGGGATCGGCACCGCCGTCGCCGACGACCCCCGCCTCACCGTCCGAGACAGCTCCGGCTCGAGCCCGGTGCGCGTCGTCTTCGACACGAACCTGCGGCTCCCGCTCGACGGCCAGCTCGTCGCCTCCGCGCGCGAGATCCCGCTCGTTTTGCTCTGCTCGCACGAAGCCTCCCCCAAGGCCGAGGCTCTCCTCGTCGCCGAAGGTGCGGTCGTCCTGCGCGCGCCGGAGTCGACCGAGGGGCGCCTCGACGTCGAGGCCTGCCTGCGCCTCCTCGGGGAGCGCGGCGTCGTCACCCTCATGGTCGAAGGCGGCGCCGAGCTCGCCGGGAGCTTCCTCGCGGGCCGCCTCGCCGACGAGCTCCACGCGTTCGTCGCGCCGTCCCTCTTCGGCCCACGAGGGCGCCCCGGCGCGGTCGATTGGAAGGGCCCCGAGACCCCCATCGAAGCTCCTCGCATCACGAGCCCCGTCTGGGAGTGCTGCGGCGACGACGCCTACGTGCACGGGGTCATCGCGTTCGCCGAAGAGACCTGAGCCGGAGCCTCGTGAGCGAGCGTGCCCTCCCTGTCGGGGTTGCCTTTGCCGCGCGCCTCGCGGTATGGCAAAAACCGGGTGGCGCGGCGGCAAACGATCGAGCGCCTCCCCTCGAAAGACCCATGATTCTCACCATTTTGCACTATCCCGACGAGCGCCTTCGCGAGCCCGGCAAGAAGATCGAGACGATCACCCCCGAGATTCGTGCGCTCATCGACGACATGGCCGAGACCATGTACGCGGCGCCCGGAGTCGGGCTCGCGGCCACGCAGGTCGGCGAGGCGCTGCAGCTCTTTCTGGTCGACACCGCCAGCGAGGACGAGGCGAGCGACCTCCGGGTCTTCATCAACCCGGAGATCGTCGAGAAAGACGGCGAGACCACGTTCGAGGAGGGGTGCCTCAGCTTCCCCGGAGCCCAAGAGGGCATCCAGCGGGCCGAGCGCATCAAGGTGCGCGCGCTCGACCGGGACGGGAAACCGTTCGAGATCGAGGCCGAGGGCCTCCTCGCCATCGCGATCCAGCACGAGTACGATCACCTCCAAGGGGTGCTCATGATCGACCGTCTCGGGCCGCTCAAGAAGCGCCTCCTCCACCGCAAGATGCTGAAGCGCGCCGAGCGCTGAGCGCGCGTCCGCCGCGAGCGCCGTAGGCGGGAGGACCACCTCGATCCGTCGTCAGCCTCCGCTCCGACCGCGCCGCGTGACCGTCAGTCGATGCAGGACTCCCACACGTTGGGGTTCGGCGCCGCCATCGCGCAGCGGTACTCCTTCTTCGTGATCTCGGCCTCGCACTGCGAAAATACCTTCTGGTACGAGGGCTCGGCCTTGCGGACGGCGCGCTTCATGTCGCGCGCGACCTTCTTCTGATCGGGGGGGAGCTTGTCGAGCTCGGGCTCCTCGGCCATCACCATGTCGAGGTATTTGTCGAGCATCTGCTCGCACTCTTGTTTGCTCGCGCGCCCTCCGCACCCGAGCGCCGAGACGAGCGCGACGAACGCGACGAGCGTCGTGACGACGGAGCTGCCGAAGGTCCTACGCACCATGGCTGCGATCCATAGCAAACCTGGCGGAGGCGGACGACCCTCCCCGTCGGCGGTCACGCGAAGCGCGACTCGCGGTCCCGGAGATCGCGAAAGAGACCATCGGCGAGGGGGCGCCCCGGAGACAGCGGACCGGCACCTTCTTCGACGAAGACCCTCACCGCGTCGATGACCTCCGGCGAACGCAGGACTCTCCTGTGGCCGAGGCCCGTCGTCGCGAGCAGGCGGGCCCCGTCGAACGCACGCGACAGGCGCTCGCCGCTCGCGAAGGGCACGTCCCGGTCGTCCCGATCGTGCACGACCATCGTCGGCGACGAGACCCGCGCCGCGAGCGTCCGGAGCTCGAGCTCCTCGAGGCGGAGGGCGAACCTGTCCTCGACCGCGTGGGGCAAAGCCGCACGAACGTTCGATGGCAAATCGAGGGCCTCGGCGAACGTGTCGAACGCCGCGCCGAGGTGGGTCGGCGCCGCGATCGCCACCTGCCGCGTCGCGAGACCAGGGCGCCTCGCTTGCGCGAGCAAGAGCCCGACGGCGCCCATCGAGTGCGCGACCGCGGCGTGGAGGGAGCCCACGGCGTCGCGCACGGTGAGGATCGCGTCCGCCACCTCGGGGATGGACGACCGCGCGCCGGGCCCGTCTCCGTGACCGGGCGCATCGAACGTCACCACGCGAAATCCAGCCTCGACGAGCGGCTCCACGAACGCGCCGAGCTGCGAGCCCCTCCCCTCCCAGCCGTGCACGAGCAACACCTGCGGCCCCTCCCCCCACGACCACACCGGCATCGCGCGGCCGTGCCACGGAACCGTGCGCACGTCCGCGTGGGCGAGGAGCCTCGACTCCCACGCCGGGCGCGGGAACCTGCGAGGGCGCAGGAAGAGCTCGAGCGCCACCCGGGTACCGAGCGGCGTCGCCGCGCGCGAGGCGACACGGATCCCCGCGCGGAGCAACCGGAGGCCCCAGGTTTTCGTACGAACGTTCGTGCTATTTTTCGGGCGCAACGAGGGCGTCATGGGGGCGATCCTTTCGGCGATGGGGCGTGGGCGTGCGTGACGAGCCGCTCGAACGCGAGGCGCGTGCGGGCCTCCGTCCTCGGGTCGACGAAGAGGCGGGAGAGCGCGTGATGGCCGTAACCCAGGGCGATCTCGTGGGCGACCTGATAGGGATCGACGTCGCTCAGGAAGTGGCCCTCGGCGATGGAGACCTTGGTGGCGGTGGCGAGCGCCTCGAGCCAGTCCCGTTGAGAGGCGACCAAGCGATCCCTGGCGGGGCCGGGCTTGTCGTCGAGCTCGGCCGCGGCGGCGAAGAAGATGCAGCCGCCAGGCATGAAATCGGCCTTCCCCCACGCGAGCCAGCGATCGAAGAGGGCCCGGAGCCGTGGCTCGCCGCGCGGCTTCTTGAGCGCGGGGGCGACGACGAGATCCGTGAAGCGCGAGACCGCCTCTTCGAGGACGAGGACCTCGAGGTTCTCGCGGGACGCGACGTGCGCGAAGAGGCCGCTCTTCGACATCCCCACGCGCTCGGCCAGCGCGCCGAGCGAGATCGCGCCGAGCCCCACCTCGCTCGCGAGCGCGAGCGCTTCTCGGAGGATCTCACGGTGCGTCGAGTCGCCCTTGGCGGAGGCCATACCGTCGATTTAGCACGAGTGTGCGATTCGTCAACTCCGGTCGGCCTCGCATTATTCGAGTAGTATGGCCGCATGTCGTTTCGTTCGGTGTTCTTCGGTACACCCGCGTTCGCGGTGCCGTGCCTCGAGGCCCTCTCCGAGATCTCCGAGGTTCAAGGGGTGGTCTGCCAGCCCGACAAACCTCAGGGGCGCGGGCACGTGCTCGCGGCGCCTCCCGTGAAGGAGCGCGCGCTCGCTCTGGGGCTCGAGGTGTACCAGCCGACGAAGGTGAGGAACGGCGAGCTTCGGGCGTGGCTCGCCGAGCGCGACGTCGACGTGGCGCTGGTCGTGGCGTACGGCAGAATCCTGCCCGGTGACGTGCTGCGCACCCCGAAGAAGGGCTGCGTGAACGTGCACGCGTCCTTGCTCCCGAAGTACCGCGGGGCGGCCCCGATCACGTGGGCGGTCGTGAACGGCGAGGCCGAGACGGGCATCACGCTGATGAACATGGACGAGGGCATGGACACGGGCGACATGCTCGAAAAGCTCGTCACGCCCATCGGCCCCGACGAGACCGCGGGAGAGCTCTCGGAGCGTCTCTCGGCCCTCGGGGCGCTCGCCGTGCGCAAGGGCCTCCCGAAGGTCGTCGCGGGCGGCTACGTGCCCGAGCCGCAGGACCACGCGCGCGCCAGCGCCGCGCCCCTCCTCACGAAGCGCGACGGCCTCGTCGACTTCACGAAGCCCGCGCTCGCGGTCCACAACCACGTTCGTGGCATGGCCCCTTGGCCCGGCGCGTTCACCTACGCCGACGGCAAGGTCGTCAAGGTGCTCGAGACGCGCATGAGCGACGCACGCAAAGCCGGGGCTCTTCCGGGCGAGGTCATCGTGGCCGACAAGTCGGGCGTCCTCGTCGCGTGCGGCGAAGGCACCATCGAGCTCTTGCGGGTTCAGCTCGAAGGGAAAAAACCGGTACGTGGCGCCGAGTGGCAGAGCGGCCGCGGCGTGCGCGAGGGCACCCGGCTCGGCGAGCCCGCCTGACGGCGCTCGTCACTCGCCGGGCTTACGCTCGCGGCGGACCTCTTCGAGCAGCGCGTCGATGCGGTCGCGTGCCTCTTGGCCCTCGTCGTACGTGAAACGGAGCTCCGGGACGACCCGCAGCTTCAGCTTCGCGCCGAGCTCTTTGCGGAGGAGCCCTGCGGCTTTGGAGAGGCCCGTCTTCGCGGCCTCGATGCGATCGCCGTCGCCACCCTCGAGGAGGCGAAAATACACACGCGCGCTCCGGAGGTCGTCCGTGAGGGCGACCCGCGAGACGAGCACACCGGAGAGGCGTGGATCACGCACACGCGTGGTCAAGAGGAGCGACAGCTCCTCGCGGATACCCTCGGCCACACGCGACGCACGCTTCACTTCACCGGCCATGCGCGCTCCTTAGCACTTCCCTGCCCCGGGCCCACGCCGAACGTTCATCGCCCGAGCGGGTCGTCCTCGTAGAGGTCGTCCCCGAACGGCACGAGCTCGGTCGCGCGGCCGACGAGCTGGGCCACTTCGTCGAGCTCGGCGAACCGCGCGACCTCGCCGAGCACGCGCTCGCACACGTCGTGATCGGCCGACACCACCGCGACGCCGAGCACCACGCGTTGGTGGAGGTCTTGGGCGTCGACCTCGGCGACCGACACCTCGAAGCGCGCGCGGATGCGCTCACGGAGCTTTCGCACGACGCTCCTCTTTTCTTTGAGAGACCGCGCGTGCGGCACGTGGAACGTGAGCCGCGAGACACCGACGTGCATGCGCTCACCTTACCAGCCCCACGCATCCCTTCGTCGCGCGGCCCGCACCACCGGTCAAGACTCCCGTATCCTATCGAAAAGACCGAACAAAATAGGAAACGGCGGCCCGCCTCCCGAAAGAGACCATGACCGCCGACCCCAGGTGAAGCTCGGATCCGAGGATCAGAGCTTCTGCTTCACTTCTTCGATCTCGTAGCACTCGATGATGTCGAGCTCCTTGATGTCGCTCACGCCGTCGAGGCTGATGCCGCACTCGAAGCCCTCGGCGACGTCCTTGACGTCCTCCTTGAAGCGTTTGAGCGCCGCGATCTTGCCCTCCCAGATCCGCTCGCCGCCGCGGACGAGGCGCGCCATGGCGTTGCGCTTGATCTGGCGATCGATGACGTACGAGCCGGCCACGATGACCCCGCGAATCTTGAAGACGGCGCGGACCTCGGCCTTGCCGACGGCCTTCTCGACCATGATCGCCGGGAGGAGGCCTTCCATGGCGCTCTTCACGTCGTCGACCGCTTGGTAGATGATCGAGTAGAGGCGAATCTCGATCTTGTTCTCGTCGGCGTGGGCCTGAGCCTTGCCGGCGGGGCGTACGTTGAAGCCGATGACGATCGCCTTGGCCGCGATGGCGAGGTTCACGTCGCCTTCGGTGATGGCGCCGACGCCCGCGTGGATGATGCTGAGCTTCACCCGCTCGGTCGACAGCTTGGCGAAGGCGTCGGCCACGGCCTCGACCGAGCCCTGCACGTCGCCCTTGATGATGATGCGGAGCTCTTGGAGGTCGGAGTCCTTGAGGCTCCGCGAGAGCTCCTCGAGCGACACCTTGGCCGAGGCCGGGATGAGGCTCTTCGCCATCTTGCCCTTGCGGCTCTCGGCGATCTCTTGTGCCTTCTTCGCGTCCTTGACGGCGTGGACGGGGTCGCCCGCGCCGGGGACGTCGGAGAGGCCGAGGATCTCGACCGGGGTCGACGGACCGGCGTTGTGCACGGGCTTTCCGTGCTCGTTCGTCATCGCGCGCACCTTGCCGAAGCCGGCGCCCGCGAGGATGAAGTCGCCGACCTTGAGCGTGCCCTCTTGGACGAGGATACGCGCCACGGGGCCGCGGCCGCGATCGAGCAGGGCCTCGATGACCGTGCCGCTCGCCGGCTTCTTCGGGTTGGCCTTGAGGTCGAGCACCTCGGCCTGGAGGGCGAGCGTGTCGAGCAGCTCTTTCACGCCCGCGCCGGTGAGGGCCGAGACGTGCGCGAAGAGGGTGTCGCCGCCCCAATCCTCGGGGATGAGGCCGAGGTCGGACAGCTCGCGCTTCACGCGCTCCGGGTCGGCGCCGGGCTTGTCGATCTTGTTGACTGCGACGATGATCGGCACCTTCGCCGCCTTCGCGTGGTTGATGGCCTCTTTCGTCTGAGGCATCACGCCGTCGTCGGCCGCGACCACGAGGACGACGATGTCGGTCACGCCGGCGCCGCGGGCGCGCATCTGCGTGAAGGCCTCGTGGCCCGGGGTGTCGAGGAAGACGATGGTCCCGTTGGCCGTCTGCACCTTGTAGGCGCCGATGTGCTGCGTGATACCACCCGCCTCGCCGCCGGCCACGTTCGCCTTGCGGATCTTATCGAGAAGACTGGTCTTTCCGTGGTCGACGTGGCCCATGACCGTGACGACCGGGGGCCGCGGCTCGAGGTCCTCGTCGATCTGGCCCTCGGCCTTCTCCTCGCCACGCGCGGCGGCGATGCTGTCGTCCTCGCTGACGGCGACGTCCTCGACCTCCCACGCGAACTCCGACGCGAGGATCTTCGCGGTGTCGGCGTCGAGGGTGGTGTTGATGTGGACGTTCTGCATGCCCATCGACCAGAGCTTCGCGAGGAGCTCGGTGGCCTTGAGGCTCATCTTCTGGGCCATGTTCTGGAGAGTGATGTTCTCCTCGATACGAATGACCTTCTTGTGAGCGCTCATCTCCTGGGTGGAGACGGCCGGCTTGCGGCCGGGGACTTGCGGGCCGAAGCCGCGTTTTCCGCCCGGGAAGCCGCGGCCCATCGGACCGCCGCGCCCCATCTGCGGACCACCGCGGAGACCACCACGCTGCGGCATGCCGCCCGTGGGGCCCGAGGCGCGCGGGTTGAACTCGCTCCTGCGGGCCATGGTGCCGACCGAGCCGCCGCCGATGCCGGTGCGCGAGACGCCGGCGGGCGTGGGCATCGGCACGCCCGGACGACCCGCCCAGACCTCGATGCCCGTCTTGGGAGGCGAGCTGACACGCGGCGGAGGCGGAGGCGGCTCCGACGGCGCGACGGGCGCGGGTGTGGGCTTGGGCATCTCGACCTTGGCGGGCTCGGCGACGACCGGGGCGGCGACCACCTCGGGCGCGGCCTCGACCGGAGCCGCGACGACGGGGGGAGCCGGAGGAGGCGGCTCGACGGGCGGCGGCGGAGGGGGCTCCACCTCGACCGGCGGCGCGACCGCGACGACCTCGCGCACCGAGGGGGCAGCGGGGGGCGGCGTCGGGGCCTTCACCTCGACGGGCTCTTCGACCGGCAGCGCGGGCTCCGACACGGGCAGCTTGCGGCTGCTCTTCGGCGCCTCGAGCTTGGCAGCGCTCTTGCGCTCCTCGGGCAGCTTTCGTGTGCTCTTCCGCTCGGGCGCTTCGACGAGCAGCTCGCGCGTGCTCTTCCGCTCGATCGGCAACGCCGGCGCGCTCGCCTTCGCGGGGGGCGCCTCGAAGATGACCTGCGGCGGCTCGGGACCGTCGTCGCCCGCGAGCGCCGCGAGATCCCGGCGGGACGCGACGTCGTTCACTTCGGGGGAAGACAGAGGAGCCGGCGGCAAGGGCCCGCTCGGAGGCGCGTCGGGGGACTTCGCCACCGCGCGACGCTTCACCACGGTGGGACGGATGCGCTCCTCCACCATGTTGTGCGTCTTCTGCTTCTCGAGGTGACGTTTGACACGTTCCACCGTGTCGACGTCCACCGAGCTCATGTGATTGCGCACGTCCGACACGCCGAGCGACTGGAGCAGCGACACGGCCACTTTGGGGTCGAGGTTCAGCTGCTTCGCGACTTCGTAAACCCGCACCTTACTCATCGACCCTCCGACGACACCCATACTGCTTTGCTCCCCGAACCGGTCATCGCCGTCGCGGCTCTGCACGTCCGTTTGATCTCGTCCGCCAGACCGACGTGAAGGATGGCCAAGAGCGCCACCTCGTCACGATCGAAAAGCGCACCCATCGTGCCCTTCGTCCCGAAGCTCACCGCCAAACCTCTCGTAATCGCGTCCGCAAGCTCGCGCCGCTCTACCACGCTTTTTGCATCCGTCGCCACCACCACGCACGGGGCGCCGTCCCGGAGGGCTGCGAAGGTGGCGTCCGTCCCGAGCGCGACGGCACGGAGTCGCTTCGCCGAGACGAGAAGCCCTTCCACCCTTCGCGTGGCAGCCTCTTGGAAGGCGCGTGACAACGAAGCAACGTCGGTCGTGACCTTCGTCTTGAAGGCCTTGGAGAAGCCCGATTTCGCGGCCCTCTCGAGGCACCCCAGCGAGGGGTGCACGTAGGCACCGCGGCCGAAGGTGGTGCCCGACAGGTCGAACGCGACCTCGGTGCGGCCCGCGACCTCGGGGCCCCGAACCAGGCGCACGAGCTCGCCCGAGCCCTTCGGGGACTCCTGACCGCAGCCCGCGCACGTGCGCACGGGCCCGGGGAGCTCCGGGCGTTCGGACGGGTTCATGTCTCGTTTCGGGGCACCCAACGTGTCTTCCTCATCCTTGGTGTTGCGCGAGCGCCGCCTTCAGCGCCTGCGAGATCTCGTGCCACTCGTTCGCGAGGAACGACTCGGCCCCGAGCTTGAGCGCTCGGGCCTTCTTGATTCCGAGGCCCGTCTTGATGGCGAGCTTGTCCTCGTCCTCGCGGAGCACGTCCTCGATGCTCCGGTAACCCGCCTCTTCGAGGAGGGTCACGGTGCGCTCGCCGACGCCGTGGAGGAAGAGCAGGCGATCGCGCTCGGTGAGCGGCTCGGTGCGCGAAGCGACCGCGCTGATGCGCTCTTGGCGGAGGCGCTCCATCGTCTTCTCGGCCGACGTACGGATCGCCTCGGCGGCCTCTTTCGTGCCGATGCCCGGGATCGCCGTGAGCTCCTCGTCGGACGCCTCGACGATCTCTTCGAGGGCGCGGAAGCCCTGGCGGTACATGTTGCGGGCCACCGCGTCGCCGACCCCGTCGAGCCTCTGGAGAGCGGCGATCGCCTCTTCTTCCATCTGCTTGAACTTGGAGTCGCTGATGATGTCGAGCTTCCAGGCCGTGAGCTGCGCGGCGAGGCGCACGTTCTGACCTTTGCGGCCGATCGCGAGCGAGAGCTTCTCGTCGGGGACGACGAGCTCCATGCGCTTGTCGGCCTCGTCCACGATGACCTTGAGCACCTCGGCGGGCTGGATGGCGGCGCACACGAAGCGCGCGGGGTCGCGGTCGTAGGGCACGATGTCGATCTTCTCGCCGCGGAGCTCTTGCACGACGGCCTGCACGCGCGAGCCCTTCATGCCCACGCACGCGCCCACCGGATCGACGTCCGAGTCGCGGCTCGCGACGGCGATCTTCGAGCGGGCCCCAGCCTCGCGCGCACACGCCACTACACGAACGATTCCCTCATAGATTTCGGGAACTTCCGACTCGAAGAGCTTCTCGACGAGCTTCGCGTCGGCGCGCGACAGGATGATCTGCGGGCCGCGCGCTTCGCGGTCGATGTCCTTGAGGAGGGCGACGATGCGATCACCCGGGCGGTACGACTCGCGGGGCGTCTGCTCGCGGAACGGGAGGATGCCCTCCGTGCGACCGAGGTCGACGATGAGGTTCTGCCCCTTCTCGAAGCGGCGGACGACGCCCTTGATGAGCTCGCCCTTCTTGTCCTTGAACTCGTTGTAGATGAGGTCGCGCTCTTCGTCGCGGACGCGCTGGATGAGCACCTGCTTCGCGGTTTGCGCGGCGATGCGCCCGAAGGTGGAGCGCGCCTGCTTCACCATGAGGATGTCGCCGAAGTCCTTGTCTTGCTGGGCGGCCTTCTTCGCGTCCGACGGGTGCCAGAAGATCTGGAAGCCGAGCTCTTCGCCGAGCTCCGCGTCGAGGCCGGCGGCCTGCGCGTCCTCGAGGGCGATCTCGCGCTCGTCGTCCGACGGATCGTCGACCACGGTCATGTACTGGAAGAGATCGACCTGGCCGGTCTCTTCGTTGAAGCGCGCCTCGAGCTCGCGGGTCGGACCGAACACGCTCTGGGCGGCCTTCAAGATGGCCTCTTCGACCGTCTTCACGAGGCGCGCTTTGTCGATGCCCTTGTCGCGCGCGACCATGTCGATCGCTTGGAGCAGGTTGGGCTCGCCGGTGTTGTTCTGCTGTTGGGTCGTCGCCATGGTCAGTTCCTGGGTAGGCGCTCGCGCGCACGAAGGGCGGAGCGGTTACTTTCGGGTCTTTTTGCCGGGGTTCGGGCGATTCTTTTGGCCCTGGGTCATCTCGAAGACGAGGCGGCCCGAGGCGATCTGCGCGAAGGGAACGGGGACGGTGGAGCCCCCGAGGTCGAAGGTGACGACGCCGCCCGTGAGGCCAACGATCGTGCCTTCGAGCACTTTTTGGCCGCCGATCGCGCTCGTGAGACGAACCTTCGCCTTCTTGCCGGCGAAGCGGTCGTAGTCGGCCTCGGTTCGGAGCACGCGCTCGACGCCGGGGGAGCCGACCTCGAGCGCGTACCTCGCGTGGGTGGGGAACGGATCGTTTTCGTCGAACGAGCGCGAGATCTCGCGCGACAAGGTGGCGCACACCTCGAGATCGACCGCCGACTCTTCCGTCTGGGCTTTTTTCGCCGCGCTGCCGGCCTTGTCGACCGACACCCTCAAGACGAAGCCTCGCCCCTCGGTCGTCCACTCGATCGCCACGAGCTCCGCGCCGTTCGCGGCCGCGAGCGGCTCGATGCGCGCACGCACGGGGGCGAGGTCGGGCAGCGAGGAGGCAGGTTTCGTGGTCTTTTCGGCGAGGGTCATGCGCGAGACAAAAAAAAGGCGGGCCCGGAATTGGGGTCCGCTCGGAACAGCCACCAAATGGGAGTCGACTTCTAGCGCCGGAACTTCGAACCTGCAAGCCCGAGCTTCTTCCGGGGCAACATGCACCCAAATTCTCGGGACATTTCGGACACTTATTTCGCTCGTGGGGCTCGAAGGTGAACGGGAGGCAGGCGTGAACGGGCGTCGAGCGGTCCCCTTCCCCCACGGAGCGCGCCGAGGCGAAGCAGAAAGGGCCCGCGTCCCCGGCGGAACACGAGCCCTTTGCGTGGAGACCGATCGCGTCGGTGGCTATTTGATGTCGGGCTTCTTCGCCGCGGGCTTGTCGCCCTTCGCCGCGGGCTTGTCGCCCTTCGCCGGAGCCGGCGCCGCCGCGTCTTGATCGACGATGATGAACTGGACGCGGCGATTGCGCGCGCGGTTCGCCGCCGTCACGTTCGGCACGAGGGGCTTCGACTGCCCGTACCCACGGGCCACGAGCCGGCCACCGTCGACGCCGTGCGAGGTGAGCCACGCGACGACCGCGTTCGCGCGATCCTCGCTGAGCTGCTTGTTGTGGTCGGCCGTGCCGGAGTTGTCCGTGTGGCCCTGGATCTCGACGCGCTTGATCTGCGGGTTGTGCAAGAACACGTCGGCGATCTCGGTGAGGAGGGCCGTCGACGCGGGGAGGATCTGCGCCGAGTCGAGCGCGAACTGGATCTGGTTCTTGATCGTGATTTCGTTCTTGCCGACCTGAACGAGGGCGTTCTTGGGGCGCTTCTGCATCACGATGTCGGCGGGGTTGTCCTGCCTCGCCTTCACGTCGACCGTGCCCACGTACGAGAGGTAGCCCTCGGCGTCGACGGTGACCTGCGCCGTGCCGGGCCCGACCTCACTGAAGCGGAAGGCGCCCGCGTCGTCGCCGTTGCCCGAGAAGGTGCGCTTCTGCGCGTCCACGAGCTTGACGACCGCGCCACGCACCGCGCCGCTCTCGTCCTTGACGCGGCCGACGACCGCGCCGACACGAGGCAAGGCCTGCACGGGGCAATCGACCTGGATCGGGGCCGCCGCCGGAGCCGCGCCCGCCGGCAAGGTGACCTTGCAGCTCCCTGGTTTGTACCCCTCGGCCTTGACCGAGAACGTGTAGGTGCCGGGCTCGAGCTCGTGGGTGGTGAAGCGGCCGTCGGCGCCGGTCGCGAGCGAGGTCCATTGAGGGTGCTCGTCCCACGCGACGATGGCGTTCGCGATGCCTTCGGTCTTGTCGGCCTCGTGCACGAGCCCCGAGACGAGCGCGCCCTTGGCCTTCACCTCGACGGGCTTTTCCACCAGACGAACCGTCTCGACCGGGGGGCGATCCTTCGTGTCGAAGGCCCAGCCGGCGCCGAGGTAGAACGTCCACGGGGCCACCGGCGACATCTCCTCGATGAAATTCGAGGTGCCGGTCACGCCGATGTCGAACGCCGCCGTGAGGGCGAAGCCGTTCTTCCAGGGCATCGCGCGCGCACCGAGGGTGAGCTTGCTCGGCGCGACCGGGTCGTTCGCGAGGCACTTGTCGGCGCTCGGGTTATTGAGCCGGCACGCGTAGCCCTGGCGGTTGATCGGGATCTGGATGCCGTACTCGATGAACGGGCGGAGCTTCTCTTTGAGGACGAACGCCTCGGCGCCGATGTTGATGTCGAAGTGATCGACGCGGTTCACGCGGAGGCCGAAGCGCTCGATGCGCGTCACCGGCTCTCGGCGCGTCGCCTCGATGTCGCCGAGCGTCTCGCCGGTGTTGTCGATCGAGTAGGTGAGCGTCGTACCGACACGCACCGGGAGCGGCTTCTTGAGATCGCGGAGGTCGGCCGTCGCGAGACCGCGGAACTTGGCGCTCGTGCCCCCGCCGAGGAGCCCCACCGAGCCCGTCCCGTTCACGAGCCAGAGCTCCGGCGCGAAGCCGACGTGAAGGAACTTATTGACCGGCATGTGGGCCTTCAAGCCGAGCTGCGAGTCCCCGAGCACCTGGATGAGGGACGGCCGGTTCTGGTCGCTCGAGTTCGCGTACCCGCCGGTCGAGCCGTAGGCCTCGAGCCACTTCAAGATCTGCACGTCGAGGGCGAGCGTGCCGCCGATGTGCGTGAGGCCCGCCGAAGAGAGGCGCGCGCCGCCCCGGGGGTTTCGGCACGTCTGCTCGGACGTGCACAGGAAGTCCGC from Myxococcales bacterium carries:
- the rbfA gene encoding 30S ribosome-binding factor RbfA — translated: MAGEVKRASRVAEGIREELSLLLTTRVRDPRLSGVLVSRVALTDDLRSARVYFRLLEGGDGDRIEAAKTGLSKAAGLLRKELGAKLKLRVVPELRFTYDEGQEARDRIDALLEEVRRERKPGE
- a CDS encoding TetR/AcrR family transcriptional regulator, yielding MASAKGDSTHREILREALALASEVGLGAISLGALAERVGMSKSGLFAHVASRENLEVLVLEEAVSRFTDLVVAPALKKPRGEPRLRALFDRWLAWGKADFMPGGCIFFAAAAELDDKPGPARDRLVASQRDWLEALATATKVSIAEGHFLSDVDPYQVAHEIALGYGHHALSRLFVDPRTEARTRLAFERLVTHAHAPSPKGSPP
- the def gene encoding peptide deformylase, which encodes MILTILHYPDERLREPGKKIETITPEIRALIDDMAETMYAAPGVGLAATQVGEALQLFLVDTASEDEASDLRVFINPEIVEKDGETTFEEGCLSFPGAQEGIQRAERIKVRALDRDGKPFEIEAEGLLAIAIQHEYDHLQGVLMIDRLGPLKKRLLHRKMLKRAER
- a CDS encoding alpha/beta fold hydrolase, which produces MTPSLRPKNSTNVRTKTWGLRLLRAGIRVASRAATPLGTRVALELFLRPRRFPRPAWESRLLAHADVRTVPWHGRAMPVWSWGEGPQVLLVHGWEGRGSQLGAFVEPLVEAGFRVVTFDAPGHGDGPGARSSIPEVADAILTVRDAVGSLHAAVAHSMGAVGLLLAQARRPGLATRQVAIAAPTHLGAAFDTFAEALDLPSNVRAALPHAVEDRFALRLEELELRTLAARVSSPTMVVHDRDDRDVPFASGERLSRAFDGARLLATTGLGHRRVLRSPEVIDAVRVFVEEGAGPLSPGRPLADGLFRDLRDRESRFA
- a CDS encoding methionyl-tRNA formyltransferase, yielding MSFRSVFFGTPAFAVPCLEALSEISEVQGVVCQPDKPQGRGHVLAAPPVKERALALGLEVYQPTKVRNGELRAWLAERDVDVALVVAYGRILPGDVLRTPKKGCVNVHASLLPKYRGAAPITWAVVNGEAETGITLMNMDEGMDTGDMLEKLVTPIGPDETAGELSERLSALGALAVRKGLPKVVAGGYVPEPQDHARASAAPLLTKRDGLVDFTKPALAVHNHVRGMAPWPGAFTYADGKVVKVLETRMSDARKAGALPGEVIVADKSGVLVACGEGTIELLRVQLEGKKPVRGAEWQSGRGVREGTRLGEPA
- the ribD gene encoding bifunctional diaminohydroxyphosphoribosylaminopyrimidine deaminase/5-amino-6-(5-phosphoribosylamino)uracil reductase RibD, translating into MGLALAEGRSGRPSPNPHVGCVIVKDGKLVAKAHHARAGEAHAEVAALALAGEGARGATAYVTLEPCNHHGKTPPCTEALVRAGVARVVYGALDPNPHVRGGGLEALRKAGIRVDGPVLEDAARALVAPFRKHVTTGLPYVSLKLALTLDGRIATRSGASKWVTGPEARAKVHALRSANDAVAVGIGTAVADDPRLTVRDSSGSSPVRVVFDTNLRLPLDGQLVASAREIPLVLLCSHEASPKAEALLVAEGAVVLRAPESTEGRLDVEACLRLLGERGVVTLMVEGGAELAGSFLAGRLADELHAFVAPSLFGPRGRPGAVDWKGPETPIEAPRITSPVWECCGDDAYVHGVIAFAEET
- a CDS encoding DUF503 domain-containing protein codes for the protein MHVGVSRLTFHVPHARSLKEKRSVVRKLRERIRARFEVSVAEVDAQDLHQRVVLGVAVVSADHDVCERVLGEVARFAELDEVAQLVGRATELVPFGDDLYEDDPLGR